The window GGCCGCAGACCGACGAAGAGGCCCTTCGACAGGACAGCGTGGAATATGTCGTGCAGGTCAACGGCAAGGTCCGGGGCAAGGTTTCGGTCGATGCCGGCGCGGACCCCGAAGCCGTCGAGGCCGCCGCCTGCGGGAGCGAGAACGTGCTGCGGTTTCTCGCAGAGAAGTCCGTACGCAAGGTGATCGTGGTCCCCGGGCGTCTGGTCAATATCGTGGCAACGTGACGGGGACGCTACGCAATTCGCCCGTGACCGGCGGCTACTTTTCCGGAGCGAGGAGCGGCAATGCCGGCCTGGGTGCGATGCTGTTGTGTCTGGCCCTCTCGATCGTGCTGACGGCGACATCCGCGGGCTGCGGGTTCCGGCTCCGCGGCCAGGTCGCGCTGCCCGAACCGTTGTCACGCACCTACATCGAGGGCGTGCCCGAGTACTCGGATTTCGCGACCGAACTGCGCCGGACCCTGCGGGCGAATGGTGCCGAAGTGATGGATGAACCCGAGCAGGCGGATTCGGTCATTCAGATCGCCAGCAAGCGAAGCGGGCGTCGCGTCCTCGCAGTGAACGAGAGTGGCAAGGCGCTCGAGTTCGAGTTTTTTGTCGTGGTTGTGTTTTCGGTGCGGAACCGCGAGAAAAAGCCGGTGATCGAGCGGCAGACCATCAGTGTCACGAGGGACTTCATCTTCGACGAGAACGAGGTGTTGGGCAAGGCGGCGGAGGCGCAGACCATCCTCAGTGACATGGAAGCCGATGCCGCGAGGCTGATGATGCTTCGCATGCAGGCGATGGCGCCATGAGCAGGGCGATGCCGGGCGAAAGGCCGCGAGCCGGGTCGGAACCAGCCCGATGAAGCTCCGGTTCGAGCAGCTCGCCGGGAACCTGCGTCAGGGACTTGCCAAGGCGTATCTGGTTTGTGGCGACGAGCCCTGGCAGCAGTTGCGCGCTGCCGACATGGTTCGCAAGCAGGCGCAGGCGGCCGGCTACAGCGACCGGCGTGTGCTCGAGGCGGGGAAATCCTTCGACTGGAACGCCCTGGCCTTTGAATCGAGTGCCTTGTCCCTTTTCTCCGAGATGATCCTGCTCGACCTGAGATTGCCGGGGGGCAAGCCGGGCGCCGAGGGTAGTCGTGCCCTGGCCGCCTGGGCGAAGGACCCGCCCGAAGGGACGGTCCTCCTGGTGACGGCCGGGCGCCTGGATCGAAAGGCGATGAACGGCGCCTGGGTACGCGCCCTGGACGCGGCTGGAGTCGTGCTGCAGGTCTGGCCGCTGACCGGCAGGACACTGAGCGACTGGGTCACCGCCCGATTCCGCGAGAGCGGCCTGGAGGCGACGCGCGAGGCCGTACAGTACCTCGTCGCGCGGGTCGAGGGAAACCTGCTGGCGGCGGATCAGGAGATCGAGAAACTCGCGCTGTTGCGCCCCCCGGGTCGGCTGGATACCGATTCCCTGATGGCGGCCGTGTCGGACAGTGCACGCTACGATGTCTTCGACCTGTCCGATGCCCTGCTCGCCGGTGACGTGCCGCGTAGCGTCGCCGTTCTCGACGCCCTGCGTGGCGAAGGAACGCCCGAGGTCCTCGTCCTCTGGTCTATTGCGAACGCCGTGAGGGTGATGGTGGCGGCCGCGTACGCGGCGCAGCAGGGCCAGGCACCCCCGCCAGGGTGGCCGCGATTCCCCCGGGAACGCGTCGCGCTCTATCGTCAGGCGTTGCGGCGTGTGTCGCGGCCTCGCTGGGAGGAACTGCTGCGCCGCTGCGCCCGAACCGATGCGAGGATCAAGTCGGATGCCGGGGCCGACAAATGGCAGGAACTGTTACAATTGGCGATTGCCGTGACCGGACGTGGGCCGAAGATGCTGCCTCGTCCCACGAGGGCCATGGCGGATTGGTTGCTGGAGGCGTAGCGGTGGAGCTGAAGGGGTTGTCGATCCGGAAGTGTGGAATATGAGCGCGATTCCCGTCGAGCACGCCTTTGACGTATCCGTGTACATGGCGGAGCTGGGGGTTCGTGCCCGCGAGGCTTCCGCCGGGATGGCCATGGCCTCGTCGCAGGCAAAGGATGATGCGCTGCGCTCCATCGCCGATCTTCTGGAGCAGGGCGTGGACGCGCTGAAAGCGGAGAATCGCAAGGATCTGGAGGCCGGTCGCCGCAACGGGCTCGATGCGGCCCTGCTGGATCGTCTGGCGCTGAATGACGGGCGTATCGGGTCCATGGCGGAGGGGCTGCGGCAGATTGCCGCATTACCCGATCCCGTCGGCGAAATTTCGGAAATGAAGTATCGGCCTTCCGGGATCCAGGTCGGCCAGATGCGCGTACCGCTGGGCGTGATCGGGATCATCTATGAATCACGGCCCAACGTGACCGCGGACGCGGCCGGTTTGTGCCTGAAATCCGGCAATGCCGCGATATTGCGCGGGGGGTCCGAGGCGATCCATTCCAATCGCGCCATCGCTCGGTCTCTCCGTGCGGGGCTTGCCGGGGCGGGCCTGCCCGTGGAGGCCGTGCAGGTTGTCGAGACCACGGATCGCGCCGCGGTCGGCGAGATGCTGAGGATGAAGTCGGCCATCGACGTGATCATCCCCCGCGGCGGCAAGGGACTGATCTCACGGGTTAGCGACGAATCGCTGATTCCGGTGATCAAGCACCTCGACGGGATCTGTCACGTCTACATCGATGACTCCGCGGACCCCCGGATGGCGGAGGCCATCGCGTTCAATGCGAAGACGCATCGCTACGGCGTGTGCAATGCCATGGAGACCCTCCTGGTTGCGCAGGGCGTCGCAGC is drawn from Gammaproteobacteria bacterium and contains these coding sequences:
- a CDS encoding glutamate-5-semialdehyde dehydrogenase, encoding MSAIPVEHAFDVSVYMAELGVRAREASAGMAMASSQAKDDALRSIADLLEQGVDALKAENRKDLEAGRRNGLDAALLDRLALNDGRIGSMAEGLRQIAALPDPVGEISEMKYRPSGIQVGQMRVPLGVIGIIYESRPNVTADAAGLCLKSGNAAILRGGSEAIHSNRAIARSLRAGLAGAGLPVEAVQVVETTDRAAVGEMLRMKSAIDVIIPRGGKGLISRVSDESLIPVIKHLDGICHVYIDDSADPRMAEAIAFNAKTHRYGVCNAMETLLVAQGVAARILPRLGERYRAAGVELRGCPRTREILAGIREAEEEDWRAEYLAPVLAIRVVDGPDEAIAHINTYGSHHTDSIVTGDYARARRFLREVDSSSVMVNASTRFADGFEYGLGAEIGISTDKLHARGPVGLEGLTTRKFIVLGDGNIRA
- the holA gene encoding DNA polymerase III subunit delta, which translates into the protein MKLRFEQLAGNLRQGLAKAYLVCGDEPWQQLRAADMVRKQAQAAGYSDRRVLEAGKSFDWNALAFESSALSLFSEMILLDLRLPGGKPGAEGSRALAAWAKDPPEGTVLLVTAGRLDRKAMNGAWVRALDAAGVVLQVWPLTGRTLSDWVTARFRESGLEATREAVQYLVARVEGNLLAADQEIEKLALLRPPGRLDTDSLMAAVSDSARYDVFDLSDALLAGDVPRSVAVLDALRGEGTPEVLVLWSIANAVRVMVAAAYAAQQGQAPPPGWPRFPRERVALYRQALRRVSRPRWEELLRRCARTDARIKSDAGADKWQELLQLAIAVTGRGPKMLPRPTRAMADWLLEA